From Bacteroidota bacterium:
ACTTATTCCATTTTTCGAAGAAAGATTAATTGGCTTAAGAGCCGGTGACGATTTCGAAATTAAGGTCCCTTCGGGTGATGCTTTTGGTGAATCGAATCCTAAAGCTATTTATGAACTATCGAAAGAAACATTCCGTGTGAATGGTGCTGTTGACCAATCATTATTTGCAATTGGTAAAAAATTACCTATGCGCGACAGAAACGGCAACGTTTTAGACGGTTATGTAAAGTCTTCTACTGATGAAACAGTTACTATTGATTTCAACCATCCTTTGGCAGGAATTGATATAGTTTTTAAAGGAAACGTCATAGAAGTTAGAGAAGCTACTGAAGAAGAACTAAACCCACCAAGTCACGGTTGTGGATGCGGTAGCGGAGGTGGCCACGGTCACGGAGGAGGAAGCTGCTCATCGGACGGACATGGTGAAGGAGACTCTTGTGGTTGTGAAAACAAAGGTGAAGGTGGCGGAAGCTGCAATACTGATGGACAAGGACATCACCACGAAGAAGGTCATTCTTGTGGATGCGGACACTAGTGATATATGATTTAAGATTTGAAAAAAATATATTCATTAACCTCTAAGTAATTATTGCTTGGGGGTTATTTTTTTGTTTTTAAATGGTTAATTTTGTTCAAGTTTTATCGATTATTTTTAAATAAAAACAACCTGTCAAACTGTAAATTTACAGTTAAGCAGTTCAATACATAATTAAGATGATTAAAAATATTCCATTAATAAAGAATTTAGACAGTGATAATTTCTTTTTACTTGCCGGGCCTTGTGCTATTGAAGGAGAAGAAATGGCAATGAGAATTGCAGAGCGCGTAGTTGAAATTACAGATAAACTGAAAATTCCATACGTTTTCAAAGGTTCTTTTAAAAAGGCTAACCGTTCAAGACTGGATTCATTTACAGGG
This genomic window contains:
- a CDS encoding FKBP-type peptidyl-prolyl cis-trans isomerase; the protein is MIILNEKVAKFTYTLFENTTEGRVIEDVPVDNPMEIVFGQGKLIPFFEERLIGLRAGDDFEIKVPSGDAFGESNPKAIYELSKETFRVNGAVDQSLFAIGKKLPMRDRNGNVLDGYVKSSTDETVTIDFNHPLAGIDIVFKGNVIEVREATEEELNPPSHGCGCGSGGGHGHGGGSCSSDGHGEGDSCGCENKGEGGGSCNTDGQGHHHEEGHSCGCGH